From Panicum hallii strain FIL2 chromosome 2, PHallii_v3.1, whole genome shotgun sequence, a single genomic window includes:
- the LOC112881660 gene encoding 2-hydroxyisoflavanone dehydratase-like, protein MDSGSKEIAFDCSSFRLYMDGRVDRNPHRMETMPAGFDAATGVDSKDVVIDAATGATVRLYLPPLQGAATTKLPILVFFHGGYFIVGSDAEPMYHRYVNSLVARARVVAVSVEYRLAPEHPLPAAYDDSWAALEWAVSRADPWLSDHGDLGRVFLAGVSAGGNIVHNMAAAVGASGLPAVEPARIGGVIELHPSFSGEQKMEVEDEAFFQANNDRWKIIFPGATGGVDDPRINPTADGAPSLTKLAGQRLLVCTASEDPRAQRARAYCDAVRASGWRGKAEWFESEGEGHGFFVLNPGTSTAVALMDRVVAFLAGH, encoded by the coding sequence ATGGATTCCGGCAGCAAAGAGATCGCCTTCGACTGCAGCTCCTTCCGACTGTACATGGACGGCCGCGTCGACCGTAACCCCCACCGCATGGAAACCATGCCCGCCGGCTTCGACGCCGCCACGGGCGTCGACTCCAAGGACGTCGTCATCGACGCGGCCACGGGCGCCACCGTGCGGCTCTACCTGCCGCCTCTCCAGGGGGCCGCGACGACCAAGCTCCCGATCCTCGTCTTCTTCCACGGCGGCTACTTCATCGTCGGCTCGGACGCGGAGCCCATGTACCACCGCTACGTCAACTCCCTGGTCGCCAGGGCACGCGTCGTCGCCGTCTCCGTCGAGTACCGCCTCGCGCCCGAACACCCGCTCCCGGCAGCCTACGACGACTCCTGGGCCGCGCTCGAGTGGGCGGTCTCCCGCGCGGACCCGTGGCTCTCCGACCACGGCGACCTCGGCCGCGTCTTCCTGGCCGGCGTCAGCGCCGGAGGGAACATCGTCCACAACATGGCCGCCGCCGTGGGTGCGAGCGGCTTGCCCGCCGTCGAACCAGCGCGTATAGGAGGCGTGATCGAGCTCCACCCTTCCTTCTCCGGTGAGCAGAAGATGGAGGTTGAGGATGAAGCGTTCTTTCAAGCTAACAATGACAGGTGGAAGATCATCTTCCCCGGCGCGACGGGAGGCGTTGACGATCCAAGGATTAACCCGACGGCGGACGGCGCGCCGAGCCTGACGAAGCTGGCTGGCCAGAGGCTGCTCGTGTGCACGGCGTCGGAGGACCCGAGGGCGCAGAGGGCACGGGCATACTGCGACGCGGTGCGGGCCAGCGGCTGGCGCGGGAAGGCGGAGTGGTTCGAGTCGGAAGGCGAGGGCCACGGCTTCTTCGTCCTCAACCCCGGCACCAGTACGGCGGTTGCTCTGATGGATCGTGTGGTGGCTTTCCTTGCTGGCCATTGA
- the LOC112880664 gene encoding uncharacterized protein LOC112880664, whose translation MRGGGGGSGLGFRGVVVEEEGEEVVSAPERPMRRRRRRWGMEVEDGYSPSSTGGGGSSCCDSFGCDSPLAGFVRPDGDPDTDLETDGLATSSSSAFTERQDDEEVLCGVKEEEWAKVQEPAKNPAGRSTPECHNQRHRTEATVLLHGRKGSKQRPASLDFGSPGFHGATFSPNFVVGGVGLMNKGLVASHIRSDVFHSPGTPNYPWHRASVLGFQKGWCSERVPHPSKGSRRYPGSSMAFPYSNGRTLPSKWEDAERWIFSPNSSEALGRSTVAHARRPKSKSGPLGPPGRLGGQYSSVSSVSVLDSGRAGPITSNSPFVAGVLMPEHVCGGKNANGTCSGRPAGDETTIGSNVRFYPPNGGSHAIRSSRVRRRLDAAIESSASLPSTRESIQGEQVEITEDSATTFASMISRKDAATQTSPELSRSSSPNRPTFTCSLSMQQVKESESCFSDLEIRDVQMDDRVTLTRWSKKNVTRSSNKNSTNVIEWKEKTVESKSSSWGFAEAKCISKIEREDAKITAWENIQKAKAEAAIQKLVIKLEKKRSSSLDKILNTLKSAQRKAQVMRERDAATAKQDEKGSRKAKKTAQLSKNGQISSLSGCFTCHAF comes from the exons atgcggggcggcggcggcggttccGGGCTTGGGTTTCGCGgcgtggtggtggaggaggaaggggaggaggtggtgtcGGCGCCGGAGAGGCCAatgcggcgccgccgccgacggtgGGGGATGGAGGTGGAAGACGGCTACTCGCCGAgctccacgggcggcggcgggagcagcTGCTGCGACTCCTTCGGCTGCGACTCG CCTTTGGCTGGGTTCGTGCGCCCAGATGGTGACCCAGACACAGATCTGGAGACAGATGGGTTGGCCACTTCCTCCTCCAGTG CCTTCACGGAGCGGCAGGACGACGAGGAGGTGCTGTGCGGGGTGAAGGAAGAGGAGTGGGCGAAGGTACAAGAACCGGCCAAAAATCCGGCAGGCCGTTCCACCCCAG AATGCCACAACCAGCGGCACCGAACGGAGGCTACTGTTCTTTTGCACGGTAGGAAGGGGTCAAAACAGCGACCAGCCTCGCTCGACTTCGGTAGCCCTGGGTTCCATGGAGCCACATTTTCACCGAATTTCGTGGTTGGTGGTGTGGGTTTGATGAACAAGGGACTTGTAGCATCACACATCAGGTCAGACGTGTTTCATAGTCCTGGAACACCGAACTATCCGTGGCACCGTGCATCAGTGTTGGGGTTCCAGAAAGGGTGGTGCTCTGAGAGAGTGCCGCATCCTTCCAAAGGAAGTAGGAGGTACCCTGGGAGCAGCATGGCATTTCCTTACAGCAATGGGAGGACATTGCCCTCAAAATGGGAGGACGCAGAGAGGTGGATCTTCAGTCCTAATTCCAGTGAAGCTCTTGGAAGAAGCACGGTTGCTCATGCTCGGCGACCAAAGTCTAAAAGTGGCCCCTTGGGACCTCCGGGAAGACTTGGCGGACAGTATTCATCTGTTTCTTCAGTGTCGGTGCTTGACAGTGGGAGAGCTGGACCTATTACATCAAATTCACCTTTCGTGGCAGGAGTACTAATGCCGGAACATGTTTGTGGAGGGAAAAATGCAAATGGAACGTGTTCGGGTAGACCAGCTGGTGATGAAACCACCATTGGAAGCAATGTCAGGTTTTATCCACCAAATGGTGGATCTCATGCTATTCGATCTTCCAGAGTTCGTCGTCGATTAGATGCTGCCATTGAGTCATCTGCTTCATTGCCTAGCACCCGAGAATCTATCCAAG GTGAGCAGGTTGAAATCACAGAAGATTCAGCTACTACTTTTGCCTCGATGATTTCCAGGAAAGATGCTGCAACTCAAACTAGCCCAGAGCTAAGTAGGTCCTCTTCGCCCAACAGACCAACATTTACCTGTTCACTGTCGATGCAACAAGTCAAAGAGAGTGAGAGCTGTTTCTCGGATCTTGAGATCAGGGATGTTCAGATGGATGATCGAGTGACTCTGACTAGGTGGTCAAAGAAAAATGTAACACGGTCATCTAACAAGAATTCAACAAACGTAATAGAGTGGAAGGAAAAGACAGTTGAATCAAAATCTTCATCCTGGGGCTTTGCCGAAGCAAAGTGCATATCTAA GATTGAGAGAGAGGATGCAAAAATTACCGCATGGGAGAATATTCAAAAGGCAAAAGCTGAGGCAGCAATTCAGAAGTTAGTG ATTAAGCTCGAGAAGAAAAGATCATCTTCGCTGGACAAGATTTTGAACACCCTCAAGTCTGCTCAAAGAAAAGCACAGGTGATGCGTGAGCGTGATGCAGCAACAGCAAAGCAAGATGAAAAAGGCTCTAGGAAGGCAAAAAAGACAGCACAGCTTAGCAAGAATGGCCAAATCAGTTCATTGAGTGGCTGCTTCACTTGCCATGCTTTCTGA
- the LOC112879389 gene encoding ribosome biogenesis regulatory protein homolog, whose amino-acid sequence MAEGAAATPAASSCEVDLGNLMAYDPSHHVATAAASREELRQECLQKATELAQAVANSLFALPPSEDRDGPIVHLPPPTIRLPREKHLPKPKPPTKWELFAKAKGITKRKKNKREWDEQTQSWKRTYGYDRVNDDKDVPIIDAKATDEPGVDPFAQRRQEKKKRVEKQEKNRLENLKKAAKVGALPSHIQLAARALPITGTKADLPKKSRKEDLENVAGMASSATASGGKFDEKLPGEKPPKHPGKHRKFLPVAEGKGMGNLEKQQNDKILNSLLARNSDEQLDVGKAITMYKVKKEKQRRKDKATFPKSDKLKPQKKSLKKSSKKKA is encoded by the exons ATGGCGGAGGGAGCCGCCGCTAcgcccgccgcctccagctGCGAGGTGGACCTCGGCAACCTCATGGCGTACGACCCGTCGCACCACGTCGCCACCGCCGCAGCCTCCAG GGAGGAGCTGAGGCAGGAGTGCCTGCAGAAGGCGACGGAGCTGGCGCAGGCGGTGGCCAACTCCCTTTTCGCGCTGCCACCCAGCGAGGACCGCGACGGCCCCATCGTCCACCTCCCGCCGCCAACCATCCGACTTCCGCGCGAGAAGCAT CTACCCAAGCCAAAGCCACCGACCAAGTGGGAGCTCTTTGCAAAGGCGAAAG GGATTACCAAGCGCAAGAAGAACAAGCGTGAATGGGACGAGCAAACTCAATCCTGGAAACGGACTTATGGTTATGACCGTGTTAACGATGACAAAGATGTTCCGATCATTGATGCCAAAGCCACTGATG AGCCTGGTGTTGATCCTTTTGCACAAAGAAGGCAAGAGAAGAAGAAGCGGGTAGAAAAGCAAGAAAAAAACAGACTGGAGAACCTAAAGAAAGCTGCAAAAGTTGGCGCTTTGCCAAG TCATATACAGCTTGCTGCAAGGGCCTTGCCCATCACGGGAACTAAAGCTGATCTTCCGAAAAAATCTAGAAAAGAGGATCTTGAGAATGTTGCTGGTATGGCTTCATCAGCAACAGCCAGTGGTGGGAAGTTTGATGAGAAGTTGCCTGGCGAGAAACCTCCAAAGCATCCTGGCAAACATAGAAAG TTCCTCCCAGTTGCTGAAGGGAAGGGAATGGGCAACCTGGAGAAACAGCAGAACGACAAGATCCTGAACTCTCTACTTGCCAGAAACTCTGACGAGCAGCTTGATGTTGGCAAG GCAATTACAATGTACAAGGTGAAGAAGGAAAAGCAAAGAAGGAAAGACAAAGCGACGTTCCCAAAATCTGATAAGCTTAAGCCTCAGAAGAAATCCCTCAAGAAATCATCGAAGAAAAAGGCTTAG
- the LOC112882255 gene encoding uncharacterized protein LOC112882255, whose translation MVDVDHRMAGLAPAAAAHAAGLRRLSTRAAAGPASASASPRHGLHSFHAVAAGVLAHLRAAGVAVLPGLSDSELARAEAEFGFAFPPDLRAVLALGVPSGAGFPDWRGRAGLRAAFDLPAAAASLQTARGALWPRCWGRRPADPDRALRLARAAIRRAPLLVPLFDRCYLPCRPGLAGNPVFFVADDRVLCCGLDLLHFFTRESSFQPTLDHAVSSPLASPLSAGASTASCTRRSLDAVQAPRWIEFWSDAASDRRRRDSSSSEASTTSSSSSSGCPSPPRRSTPRWVDNYLDELGSMLKKGGWRDREVDEMVEVTASGLFDGEEAPGPDTEAVLDALVLKTDRCSDSLRRAGWTSEDVSDALGLDSRRGKDRSRAAVRIPPEIAARVQRLAQALADP comes from the coding sequence ATGGTGGACGTGGACCACCGGATGGCCGGGCTggcccccgcggcggcggcgcacgcggCGGGGCTCCGCCGCCTgtccacgcgcgccgccgcgggccccGCGTCGGCGTCCGCGTCGCCGCGCCACGGGCTGCACTCCTTCCACGCCGTGGCGGCGGGGGTGCTCGCCCACCTCCGCGCGGCCGGGGTGGCCGTCCTCCCGGGCCTCTCCGACTCGGAGCTCGCCCGCGCGGAGGCCGAGTTCGGGTTCGCCTTCCCGCCGGACCTCCGCGCCGTCCTCGCCCTCGGCGTGCCCTCGGGCGCCGGGTTCCCGGACTGGCGGGGACGCGCGGGCCTCCGCGCCGCGTTCGACCTCCCCGCAGCCGCGGCGTCGCTGCAGACCGCGCGGGGCGCGCTGTGGCCGCGCTGCTGGGGGCGGCGGCCCGCCGACCCGGACCGCGCCCTGCGCCTCGCGCGCGCCGCCAtccgccgcgcgccgctgctCGTGCCGCTCTTCGACCGCTGCTACCTGCcctgccgccccggcctcgcggGGAACCCGGTCTTCTTCGTCGCCGACGACCGCGTGCTCTGCTGCGGCCTCGACCTGCTCCACTTCTTCACCCGGGAGTCGTCGTTCCAGCCGACGTTGGATCACGCCGTCTCCTCCCCGCTGGCCTCCCCGCTCTCCGCCGGCGCGAGCACGGCGTCGTGCACGCGCCGGAGCCTCGACGCCGTCCAGGCCCCGCGCTGGATCGAGTTCTGGAGCGACGCCGCctccgaccgccgccgccgcgactcctcgtcctcggaagCCTCCACCACCTCGTCATCCTCCTCGTCGGGATGCCCGTCGCCACCCCGGCGGTCAACCCCGCGGTGGGTCGACAACTACCTCGACGAGCTCGGGTCAAtgctgaagaaaggcggctggagGGACAGGGAAGTGGACGAGATGGTCGAGGTCACCGCTTCCGGCCTCTTCGACGGCGAGGAGGCCCCCGGACCGGACACCGAGGCCGTCCTCGACGCGCTGGTCCTGAAGACGGACCGGTGCTCGGACTCGCTCCGGCGCGCCGGGTGGACCTCCGAGGACGTGTCGGACGCGCTGGGTCTGGACTCCCGGCGGGGCAAGGACCGCTCCAGGGCGGCCGTGCGGATCCCGCCGGAGATCGCCGCCAGGGTCCAGCGCCTCGCGCAGGCGCTGGCGGACCCCTGA
- the LOC112882064 gene encoding bZIP transcription factor TRAB1-like produces the protein MEFKNGGSSSQRRVAVEEGAPLARQGSVYSLTFDEFQSALGGAAAGGGGGIGKDFGSMNMDELLRNIWNAEETQAMASASGAGAGAGMPPTTLQRQGSSLTLPRTLSAKTVDEVWRNLVRDEPPQGADGNGQEQAHRQSTLGEMTLEEFLVRAGVVRENPAPAPAPAPPPMLPPRPVPVAPKSSAFWGNFPGADDAAAAAALGFAPVGMGDLALGNGLMPPRAASMGGSAMAVQTAVSQLDSGGKGYSDLSSPTEPLPYSFEGMIRGRRNGAGVEKVVERRQRRMIKNRESAARSRARKQAYTMELEAEVQKLKELNQELERKQAEIMEMQKNEVPEMLKDPFGRKKRVCLRRTLTGPW, from the exons ATGGAGTTCAAGAACGGCGGGTCGTCGTCGCAGCGCCGGGTGGCGGTGGAAGAGGGGGCGCCGCTGGCGAGGCAGGGGTCGGTCTACTCGCTGACGTTCGACGAGTTTCAGAGCGCGCTCGgcggggccgccgccggcggtggcggcggcatcGGGAAGGACTTCGGCTCCATGAACATGGACGAGCTGCTCCGGAACATCTGGAACGCGGAGGAGACCCAGGCCATGGCCTCCGCCTccggcgcgggagcaggcgcggGGATGCCGCCCACGACGCTGCAGCGCCAGGGCTCGTCGCTCACACTTCCCCGCACGCTCAGCGCCAAGACGGTCGACGAGGTGTGGCGCAACCTCGTGCGCGACGAGCCGCCACAGGGGGCAGACGGCAACGGACAGGAGCAGGCCCACCGCCAGTCGACGCTCGGGGAGATGACTCTGGAGGAGTTCTTGGTCAGGGCCGGCGTGGTCAGGGAGaaccccgcccccgcccccgccccagcgccaccgcctATGCTGCCGCCGCGGCCGGTCCCTGTTGCCCCTAAAAGCTCCGCCTTTTGGGGGAATTTCCCGGGTGCCGACGATGCCGCCGCTGCGGCAGCTCTGGGGTTTGCGCCGGTCGGCATGGGGGATCTGGCCCTTGGCAATGGACTGATGCCGCCGAGGGCGGCGAGCATGGGAGGCAGCGCCATGGCTGTTCAAACAGCGGTGAGCCAGCTCGATTCTGGAGGGAAGGGGTACAGCGACCTGTCGTCGCCGACGGAGCCTCTGCCCTATTCGTTTGAGGGGATGATTCGGGGGAGAAGGAATGGCGCCGGAGTGGAGAAAGTGGTggagaggaggcagaggaggatgATCAAGAACAGGGAGTCCGCGGCGAGGTCGCGAGCGCGCAAACAG GCTTACACAATGGAGTTGGAAGCTGAAGTTCAGAAACTCAAGGAGCTAAATCAGGAACTGGAAAGGAAACAG GCAGAGATTATGGAAATGCAGAAGAACGAG GTACCGGAAATGTTGAAGGATCCATTCGGACGGAAGAAACGGGTGTGCTTGCGAAGAACACTGACTGGCCCCTGGTGA
- the LOC112881821 gene encoding tuliposide A-converting enzyme b1, amyloplastic-like: protein MDSASGEVAFECGCFLLYSDGHVERTRDMDTVPACFDADTGVTSKDVVVDAATGLAARLYLPAIQTAAPLASEPGGGGAATKLPVLVIFHGGYFVVGSPGCPDFHRYVNSLVAAARVVAVSVDYRLAPEHPLPAAYDDSWAAFSWAASGSDPWLSDHGDLGRVFVAGASAGANIAHNMAIAAGTSATPVLARIEGVILLHPSFCGEQKLEGEAEEFWRPNKKRWAVIFPDARDGSDDPRINPMAAGEPGLAKLAGKRLFVSTASEDPRAPRGRAYCEAVRASGWPGKVEWFESNGEGHAFFVFDHGSHEAVALMDRVVAFVAGH from the coding sequence ATGGATTCCGCCAGCGGGGAGGTCGCTTTCGAGTGCGGCTGCTTCCTGCTGTACAGCGACGGCCACGTCGAGCGTACCCGCGACATGGACACCGTGCCGGCCTGCTTCGACGCCGACACGGGCGTCACCTCCAAGGACGTCGTCGTCgacgccgccaccggcctcgCCGCGCGGCTCTACCTGCCAGCCATCCAGACGGCGGCGCCGTTGGCGTCcgagcccggcggcggcggcgccgcgacGAAGCTCCCCGTCCTCGTCATCTTCCACGGCGGCTACTTTGTCGTCGGCTCGCCCGGCTGCCCCGACTTCCACCGCTACGTGAACTCGctggtcgccgccgcccgcgtcgTCGCGGTCTCCGTCGACTACCGCCTGGCCCCCGAGCACCCGCTCCCCGCTGCCTACGACGACTCCTGGGCCGCGTTCAGCTGGGCGGCGTCCGGCTCAGACCCGTGGCTGTCTGACCACGGCGACCTCGGCCGCGTCTTCGTCGCCGGCGCCAGCGCCGGCGCCAACATTGCCCACAACATGGCCATCGCCGCGGGCACGAGCGCAACACCTGTTTTGGCGCGCATCGAAGGCGTGATCCTGCTCCACCCTTCGTTCTGCGGCGAACAGAAATTGGAAGGCGAGGCAGAAGAGTTCTGGCGACCTAACAAGAAGAGGTGGGCGGTCATCTTCCCCGACGCCAGGGACGGATCGGACGACCCGAGGATTAATCCGATGGCTGCCGGTGAGCCGGGCCTGGCGAAGCTGGCAGGCAAGAGGCTGTTCGTCTCCACGGCGTCGGAGGATCCGAGGGCGCCAAGGGGCCGAGCGTACTGCGAGGCCGTGAGGGCCAGCGGTTGGCCGGGGAAGGTGGAGTGGTTCGAGTCCAATGGCGAGGGACACGCCTTCTTCGTCTTCGATCACGGCAGCCACGAGGCGGTTGCTCTGATGGATCGAGTGGTGGCTTTCGTTGCTGGCCACTGA
- the LOC112882743 gene encoding NF-kappa-B-activating protein, whose product MSRSERRLASAVVRLPGRSRVSASPSPRRRSASPSPRRDRRRDRSPSPYRDRRRDRSPGPNRDRRRDDRSPIPYRDRRRQWSPYHNDRGRDRDRVPPVRGGGGAWSASDDDNDTELQGLSYFEYRRIKRQKLRRSKKRCIWNITPSPPRAEGDEENYGYSDVEEEKKESPKKKGSPEASEEDSKDASGSESGESDSLSESSESEGSMRKRKGRKSSRRSKRSRRRHRRRSYNSESDEESESNDDSEGSFDSEDSRDRRSKKRSRRHKKSRRGRSSRRKKKSQDTASEQSSEEAEHSDHSPMDSSKKSKSSKRKRSKRSDSEESLPSDANPDVKEDEEIKEPEIDPEAIKFKEMLEAQKKAALENDMPVGPMPLPRAEGHISYGGALRPGEGDAIAQYVQQGKRIPRRGEVGLSAEEIQKFEDLGYVMSGSRHQRMNAIRIRKENQVYSAEDKRALAMFNYEEKAKREHKVMADLQRLVQRTIGNDVGPSHDPFATTDS is encoded by the coding sequence atgtcCCGCTCGGAGCGGCGCCTCGCCTCCGCCGTGGTGCGTCTCCCCGGCCGCTCCAGGGTCTCCGCCTCCCCatcccctcgccgccgctccgcgTCCCCCTCCCCGCGCCGTGACCGCCGCCGCGACCGCTCCCCCAGCCCGTACCGGGACCGGCGCCGCGACCGCTCCCCCGGCCCGAACCGCGACCGGCGCCGTGACGACCGCTCCCCCATCCCCTACCGCGATCGCCGACGCCAGTGGTCGCCGTACCACAACGACCGCGGCCGGGACCGCGACCGGGTTCCCCCcgtccgcggcggcgggggcgcctgGTCCGCCTCCGACGACGACAACGACACGGAACTCCAGGGCCTCAGCTACTTTGAGTACCGCCGCATCAAGCGCCAGAAGCTCCGCAGGAGCAAGAAGCGGTGCATCTGGAACATTACGCCCAGCCCGCCTCGTGCCGAGGGCGACGAGGAGAACTACGGTTACAGCGAcgtggaggaggagaagaaggaatCCCCGAAGAAGAAGGGCTCGCCGGAGGCAAGCGAGGAGGACAGCAAGGATGCCTCGGGGTCCGAGTCTGGTGAGTCTGATAGCCTATCCGAGTCCAGCGAATCTGAGGGTTCTATGAGGAAGCGGAAAGGGAGAAAGAGCAGTCGCCGTAGCAAGCGGAGTcggcgccgccatcgccgtcgcTCATACAATTCTGAGAGTGACGAGGAAAGCGAGAGCAACGATGATTCGGAGGGCTCGTTTGATTCTGAGGACTCTAGGGATAGGAGGAGCAAGAAGAGGTCACGGAGGCACAAGAAATCTAGGAGGGGTAGGAGctccaggaggaagaagaagagccagGATACAGCATCTGAGCAAAGCTCCGAGGAGGCGGAGCATTCTGACCATAGCCCCATGGACAGTAGCAAAAAGAGTAAGAGCTCaaagaggaagaggagcaaGCGGTCAGACTCTGAAGAATCATTACCTTCTGATGCTAATCCTGATGTTAAGGAAGATGAAGAAATAAAGGAGCCAGAAATTGATCCGGAAGCAATCAAGTTCAAAGAAATGCTTGAGGCCCAGAAGAAAGCTGCCTTGGAGAATGATATGCCTGTTGGGCCAATGCCTCTTCCACGTGCAGAAGGGCACATTAGCTATGGTGGTGCACTAAGGCCTGGTGAAGGTGATGCTATCGCACAGTATGTTCAGCAAGGCAAGCGTATTCCACGACGTGGTGAGGTCGGTCTGTCTGCAGAGGAGATTCAGAAGTTTGAGGATTTGGGGTATGTGATGAGTGGAAGTAGACACCAGAGGATGAATGCTATCCGTATCAGGAAGGAAAACCAAGTTTACAGTGCTGAGGATAAGAGGGCGCTGGCTATGTTTAACTACGAGGAGAAGGCGAAGCGGGAACATAAGGTTATGGCTGACTTGCAGCGCTTGGTGCAGAGAACCATTGGCAATGATGTGGGGCCTTCACATGATCCGTTTGCTACTACTGATAGCTGA